The genomic DNA TTCCCTGGTCTTTCCTTTTTTGATGGCATCGAGACCGGATTTATATAAATCCGCTGAAGTAATTTCAGGCTCTTTGCTGGTCTCATCTGCTATTACAGAGGCTTTTTTTATCAATTCAAGGTCAAGCTTCAACTCGTCCAGTTTTTTTTCAGATCTCTCTATTCTGCCTTCAATAGCGGTTAATCTTGAGTCAACCGCCGTTAAAAAAGAGCGATTATTGTCTGAAGCTTTTCCCGTTAGGTGTTTTACTTCTTCAAACCTTCCACCTAAAGCCTGGATTTCTCCCCTCATGGCGTTGAGTTTAGCATCGGAAGCAGCCCTGGTTTTTTTGAGGTCACGCGACAAAAATTCTATCTCCCTTTCCATTTCATCAATTCTGCTTTTGCTGCTGTCAGGTTTAATGCCTGCCGTGAGTTGAATCCTTGCTGTTTCTTTTTTGAGTTCCTCTACATCATTTTTCAGACTTATCAGGTCCTTGTTAGGAACGATGCAGCCTGTTACTAATATGCTGCCAACAAGAGCGGCAGAGAATATGGATGTGACGGTTTTAGATCCCTTCAAAATGAACTCTCCTGTTTGCCGCCCAGGCTTTTTCATGCTGCCCTTCCTCTATCGGCATTTCTTCGCCGTAACTGATGGTAGAAAGACGGATTGAGTCTACTCCCAGGATTTCAAGATACCTTTTTACGGCATCGGCTCTTCTTGCTCCAAGTGCAAGGTTATATTCTGATGTTCCTCTGTCATCAGCATGACCTTCGATGTTGACCTTAATAGAGCGGTTTTGGTCGAGCCAGGAAAACATCGTTTCAAGGTAGGCCCTTGAATCACTGTCGAGATCTGATTTGTCGAACTTGAAGTGAATGTCTTTCAAAGTAAATACTTCCCCCGGTTCGTCACTGAAGGCTTTTTCGGCTCCTTCATCAACAACTTTTATATCTTCTTCCTTGATATCCTGCCCCTCACCTGGAGAAAGAGGTTCATTAGGTGCTGTTTCTTCCTTTCCCTGGCCCTCAGCAAACCTCTGGTTTATTTCCTGTCCAAATTGTGAATTGGCATCTGGTACCTTTTTCTTGATACCTTCACAGCCTGAAATAAGAATAGCTGAAAAAATGAGCATAATAAATTTGTGATTAAATTTAGCAAAAAAAGACATGAAATTCTCCTCCTTAAATAGGTTGTATTAATTAAAAAAAGGCGACCATGCAGGGCTCATATCCGCTCCACCGGAGCCATCCAGCTTTATGGTTTTGCTGGTGCCCATATTAATGAGGTAAATTGTTTTTTTTCCCTCCCTTGATGATGAAAAAACAAGGAACCTGCCATCGGGAGACCAGCTTGGTTCCTCATCATTTCCTGGACCGAAGGTAATTTGCCTTTTTGACGATCCGTCAGCTTTCATAATATATATCCTGAAACCACCTTTTTGCAAGGATGAATAGGCAATCCATTTTCCATCTTTGCTCCATGCCGGTGATGTATTATATTTACCATCAAAAGTTAGTCTTGTTAAGTCTTTTCCCTCTTCTGTAATTGTATATATATTAGGATTCCCTCCCCTGT from Deltaproteobacteria bacterium includes the following:
- the ybgF gene encoding tol-pal system protein YbgF, encoding MKGSKTVTSIFSAALVGSILVTGCIVPNKDLISLKNDVEELKKETARIQLTAGIKPDSSKSRIDEMEREIEFLSRDLKKTRAASDAKLNAMRGEIQALGGRFEEVKHLTGKASDNNRSFLTAVDSRLTAIEGRIERSEKKLDELKLDLELIKKASVIADETSKEPEITSADLYKSGLDAIKKGKTREARDFFNRYLKLFPDGPLANNAQFWIGESFYDDGDFERSIIEYDDVIKKYPGGGKVPAALLKQGMAFEKIKDKKTAEALYKKLIKQFPDLDEAKKAKNLLSKKNKRK
- the pal gene encoding peptidoglycan-associated lipoprotein Pal, producing the protein MSFFAKFNHKFIMLIFSAILISGCEGIKKKVPDANSQFGQEINQRFAEGQGKEETAPNEPLSPGEGQDIKEEDIKVVDEGAEKAFSDEPGEVFTLKDIHFKFDKSDLDSDSRAYLETMFSWLDQNRSIKVNIEGHADDRGTSEYNLALGARRADAVKRYLEILGVDSIRLSTISYGEEMPIEEGQHEKAWAANRRVHFEGI